A window of Oncorhynchus kisutch isolate 150728-3 linkage group LG10, Okis_V2, whole genome shotgun sequence contains these coding sequences:
- the LOC109898237 gene encoding protein arginine N-methyltransferase 1-like isoform X2, giving the protein MSLRPGPHGIEMAETTDRMEGESSAKPAAEDMTSKDYYFDSYAHFGIHEEMLKDEVRTLTYRNSMFHNKHLFKDKVVLDVGSGTGILCMFAAKAGAKKVIGIECSSISDYAVKIVKANKMDHIVTIIKGKVEEVDLPVEGVDIIISEWMGYCLFYESMLNTVIYARDKWLKPEGLIFPDRATLYVTAIEDRQYKDYKIHCENSSKFWGWENVYGFDMSCIKEVAIKEPLVDVVDPKQLVSSACLIKEVDIYTVKIDDLSFTSPFCLQVKRNDYIHALVTYFNIEFTRCHKRTGFSTSPESPYTHWKQTVFYLDDYLTVKTGEEIFGNINMKPNVKNNRDLDFTVDIDFKGQLCEVSKTSEYRMR; this is encoded by the exons ATGAGTCTGCGTCCAGGACCACACGGAATTGAAATGGCGGAGACAACAGATAGAATGGAG GGGGAGAGCTCGGCCAAGCCAGCAGCAGAAGACATGACTTCTAAGGACTATTACTTTGACTCATACGCCCACTTCGGTATCCATGAG GAGATGCTGAAAGATGAGGTGCGCACCCTGACCTACCGGAACTCAATGTTCCACAACAAGCACCTGTTCAAGGACAAGGTGGTGTTGGACGTGGGCAGTGGGACTGGAATCCTCTGCATGTTTGCAGCCAAAGCTGGTGCCAAGAAGGTCATAGGC ATTGAGTGCAGCAGTATTTCTGACTATGCCGTGAAGATCGTCAAGGCCAACAAAATGGACCACA TTGTGACCATCATCAAGGggaaggtggaggaggtggaccTTCCTGTAGAGGGAGTGGACATCATCATCTCCGAGTGGATGGGCTACTGCCTCTTCTATGAGTCCATGCTCAACACTGTCATCTACGCCAGGGACAAGTGGCTG AAACCAGAGGGCCTGATTTTCCCAGACAGGGCTACCCTGTATGTCACAGCCATTGAGGACAGGCAGTACAAGGACTATAAAATCCACTGTGAGAATTCCTCTAAATTTTGGG GGTGGGAGAACGTGTACGGCTTCGATATGTCCTGCATCAAGGAGGTGGCCATCAAGGAGCCCCTAGTGGACGTGGTGGACCCCAAACAGCTCGTCAGCAGCGCCTGCCTCATCAAG GAGGTGGACATCTACACGGTGAAGATCGACGACCTGTCCTTCACCTCGCCCTTCTGCCTGCAGGTGAAGAGGAACGATTACATTCACGCCCTCGTCACCTACTTCAACATCGAGTTCACTCGCTGTCACAAGAGGACGGGCTTCTCCACCA GTCCAGAGTCCCCCTACACCCACTGGAAGCAGACTGTATTCTACCTTGACGACTATCTGACTGTGAAGACTGGAGAGGAGATTTTCGGCAACATCAACATGAAGCCCAATGTCAAAAACAAC AGGGACCTCGACTTCACAGTTGACATAGACTTCAAGGGTCAGCTCTGTGAGGTGTCCAAGACCTCAGAGTACAGAATGCGTTAG
- the LOC109898237 gene encoding protein arginine N-methyltransferase 1-like isoform X4 has translation MSLRPGPHGIEMAETTDRMEGESSAKPAAEDMTSKDYYFDSYAHFGIHEEMLKDEVRTLTYRNSMFHNKHLFKDKVVLDVGSGTGILCMFAAKAGAKKVIGIECSSISDYAVKIVKANKMDHIVTIIKGKVEEVDLPVEGVDIIISEWMGYCLFYESMLNTVIYARDKWLKPEGLIFPDRATLYVTAIEDRQYKDYKIHWWENVYGFDMSCIKEVAIKEPLVDVVDPKQLVSSACLIKEVDIYTVKIDDLSFTSPFCLQVKRNDYIHALVTYFNIEFTRCHKRTGFSTSPESPYTHWKQTVFYLDDYLTVKTGEEIFGNINMKPNVKNNRDLDFTVDIDFKGQLCEVSKTSEYRMR, from the exons ATGAGTCTGCGTCCAGGACCACACGGAATTGAAATGGCGGAGACAACAGATAGAATGGAG GGGGAGAGCTCGGCCAAGCCAGCAGCAGAAGACATGACTTCTAAGGACTATTACTTTGACTCATACGCCCACTTCGGTATCCATGAG GAGATGCTGAAAGATGAGGTGCGCACCCTGACCTACCGGAACTCAATGTTCCACAACAAGCACCTGTTCAAGGACAAGGTGGTGTTGGACGTGGGCAGTGGGACTGGAATCCTCTGCATGTTTGCAGCCAAAGCTGGTGCCAAGAAGGTCATAGGC ATTGAGTGCAGCAGTATTTCTGACTATGCCGTGAAGATCGTCAAGGCCAACAAAATGGACCACA TTGTGACCATCATCAAGGggaaggtggaggaggtggaccTTCCTGTAGAGGGAGTGGACATCATCATCTCCGAGTGGATGGGCTACTGCCTCTTCTATGAGTCCATGCTCAACACTGTCATCTACGCCAGGGACAAGTGGCTG AAACCAGAGGGCCTGATTTTCCCAGACAGGGCTACCCTGTATGTCACAGCCATTGAGGACAGGCAGTACAAGGACTATAAAATCCACT GGTGGGAGAACGTGTACGGCTTCGATATGTCCTGCATCAAGGAGGTGGCCATCAAGGAGCCCCTAGTGGACGTGGTGGACCCCAAACAGCTCGTCAGCAGCGCCTGCCTCATCAAG GAGGTGGACATCTACACGGTGAAGATCGACGACCTGTCCTTCACCTCGCCCTTCTGCCTGCAGGTGAAGAGGAACGATTACATTCACGCCCTCGTCACCTACTTCAACATCGAGTTCACTCGCTGTCACAAGAGGACGGGCTTCTCCACCA GTCCAGAGTCCCCCTACACCCACTGGAAGCAGACTGTATTCTACCTTGACGACTATCTGACTGTGAAGACTGGAGAGGAGATTTTCGGCAACATCAACATGAAGCCCAATGTCAAAAACAAC AGGGACCTCGACTTCACAGTTGACATAGACTTCAAGGGTCAGCTCTGTGAGGTGTCCAAGACCTCAGAGTACAGAATGCGTTAG
- the LOC109898237 gene encoding protein arginine N-methyltransferase 1-like isoform X1 — protein sequence MSLRPGPHGIEMAETTDRMEISQGESSAKPAAEDMTSKDYYFDSYAHFGIHEEMLKDEVRTLTYRNSMFHNKHLFKDKVVLDVGSGTGILCMFAAKAGAKKVIGIECSSISDYAVKIVKANKMDHIVTIIKGKVEEVDLPVEGVDIIISEWMGYCLFYESMLNTVIYARDKWLKPEGLIFPDRATLYVTAIEDRQYKDYKIHCENSSKFWGWENVYGFDMSCIKEVAIKEPLVDVVDPKQLVSSACLIKEVDIYTVKIDDLSFTSPFCLQVKRNDYIHALVTYFNIEFTRCHKRTGFSTSPESPYTHWKQTVFYLDDYLTVKTGEEIFGNINMKPNVKNNRDLDFTVDIDFKGQLCEVSKTSEYRMR from the exons ATGAGTCTGCGTCCAGGACCACACGGAATTGAAATGGCGGAGACAACAGATAGAATGGAG ATTTCTCAGGGGGAGAGCTCGGCCAAGCCAGCAGCAGAAGACATGACTTCTAAGGACTATTACTTTGACTCATACGCCCACTTCGGTATCCATGAG GAGATGCTGAAAGATGAGGTGCGCACCCTGACCTACCGGAACTCAATGTTCCACAACAAGCACCTGTTCAAGGACAAGGTGGTGTTGGACGTGGGCAGTGGGACTGGAATCCTCTGCATGTTTGCAGCCAAAGCTGGTGCCAAGAAGGTCATAGGC ATTGAGTGCAGCAGTATTTCTGACTATGCCGTGAAGATCGTCAAGGCCAACAAAATGGACCACA TTGTGACCATCATCAAGGggaaggtggaggaggtggaccTTCCTGTAGAGGGAGTGGACATCATCATCTCCGAGTGGATGGGCTACTGCCTCTTCTATGAGTCCATGCTCAACACTGTCATCTACGCCAGGGACAAGTGGCTG AAACCAGAGGGCCTGATTTTCCCAGACAGGGCTACCCTGTATGTCACAGCCATTGAGGACAGGCAGTACAAGGACTATAAAATCCACTGTGAGAATTCCTCTAAATTTTGGG GGTGGGAGAACGTGTACGGCTTCGATATGTCCTGCATCAAGGAGGTGGCCATCAAGGAGCCCCTAGTGGACGTGGTGGACCCCAAACAGCTCGTCAGCAGCGCCTGCCTCATCAAG GAGGTGGACATCTACACGGTGAAGATCGACGACCTGTCCTTCACCTCGCCCTTCTGCCTGCAGGTGAAGAGGAACGATTACATTCACGCCCTCGTCACCTACTTCAACATCGAGTTCACTCGCTGTCACAAGAGGACGGGCTTCTCCACCA GTCCAGAGTCCCCCTACACCCACTGGAAGCAGACTGTATTCTACCTTGACGACTATCTGACTGTGAAGACTGGAGAGGAGATTTTCGGCAACATCAACATGAAGCCCAATGTCAAAAACAAC AGGGACCTCGACTTCACAGTTGACATAGACTTCAAGGGTCAGCTCTGTGAGGTGTCCAAGACCTCAGAGTACAGAATGCGTTAG
- the LOC109898237 gene encoding protein arginine N-methyltransferase 1-like isoform X3 gives MSLRPGPHGIEMAETTDRMEISQGESSAKPAAEDMTSKDYYFDSYAHFGIHEEMLKDEVRTLTYRNSMFHNKHLFKDKVVLDVGSGTGILCMFAAKAGAKKVIGIECSSISDYAVKIVKANKMDHIVTIIKGKVEEVDLPVEGVDIIISEWMGYCLFYESMLNTVIYARDKWLKPEGLIFPDRATLYVTAIEDRQYKDYKIHWWENVYGFDMSCIKEVAIKEPLVDVVDPKQLVSSACLIKEVDIYTVKIDDLSFTSPFCLQVKRNDYIHALVTYFNIEFTRCHKRTGFSTSPESPYTHWKQTVFYLDDYLTVKTGEEIFGNINMKPNVKNNRDLDFTVDIDFKGQLCEVSKTSEYRMR, from the exons ATGAGTCTGCGTCCAGGACCACACGGAATTGAAATGGCGGAGACAACAGATAGAATGGAG ATTTCTCAGGGGGAGAGCTCGGCCAAGCCAGCAGCAGAAGACATGACTTCTAAGGACTATTACTTTGACTCATACGCCCACTTCGGTATCCATGAG GAGATGCTGAAAGATGAGGTGCGCACCCTGACCTACCGGAACTCAATGTTCCACAACAAGCACCTGTTCAAGGACAAGGTGGTGTTGGACGTGGGCAGTGGGACTGGAATCCTCTGCATGTTTGCAGCCAAAGCTGGTGCCAAGAAGGTCATAGGC ATTGAGTGCAGCAGTATTTCTGACTATGCCGTGAAGATCGTCAAGGCCAACAAAATGGACCACA TTGTGACCATCATCAAGGggaaggtggaggaggtggaccTTCCTGTAGAGGGAGTGGACATCATCATCTCCGAGTGGATGGGCTACTGCCTCTTCTATGAGTCCATGCTCAACACTGTCATCTACGCCAGGGACAAGTGGCTG AAACCAGAGGGCCTGATTTTCCCAGACAGGGCTACCCTGTATGTCACAGCCATTGAGGACAGGCAGTACAAGGACTATAAAATCCACT GGTGGGAGAACGTGTACGGCTTCGATATGTCCTGCATCAAGGAGGTGGCCATCAAGGAGCCCCTAGTGGACGTGGTGGACCCCAAACAGCTCGTCAGCAGCGCCTGCCTCATCAAG GAGGTGGACATCTACACGGTGAAGATCGACGACCTGTCCTTCACCTCGCCCTTCTGCCTGCAGGTGAAGAGGAACGATTACATTCACGCCCTCGTCACCTACTTCAACATCGAGTTCACTCGCTGTCACAAGAGGACGGGCTTCTCCACCA GTCCAGAGTCCCCCTACACCCACTGGAAGCAGACTGTATTCTACCTTGACGACTATCTGACTGTGAAGACTGGAGAGGAGATTTTCGGCAACATCAACATGAAGCCCAATGTCAAAAACAAC AGGGACCTCGACTTCACAGTTGACATAGACTTCAAGGGTCAGCTCTGTGAGGTGTCCAAGACCTCAGAGTACAGAATGCGTTAG